Proteins co-encoded in one Cupriavidus taiwanensis genomic window:
- a CDS encoding DMT family transporter has protein sequence MSASSPSIRRPDWTTLFLLTFPPLSWAGNAIVGRLAAGTVPPVTLNWVRWVLAGMLLAPFAWRGVIEHRALLRRHAGVITAMGILSIASYNALQYLALTSSTPINVTLIGASTPLFLIVIGALCFGERVRPWHVAGALLCMVGVTFVLVRGELARLAQLDLVPGDLFMLAATIAWSAYTWLLRKQRPALPLHVLLFAQIVTGVLASAPVTAWELLTLAQPLQWSGKVAGILLYVATIPSLLAYFAWDRAIARAGAQLPVFFITLTPVFAALLSTVLLGDWPRWYHGVGLAAIAAGIWLAQRR, from the coding sequence ATGTCCGCCAGCAGCCCCAGCATCCGACGCCCCGACTGGACCACCCTGTTCCTGCTGACCTTCCCCCCGCTGAGCTGGGCCGGCAACGCCATCGTGGGGCGGCTTGCCGCCGGCACGGTGCCGCCGGTCACGCTCAACTGGGTGCGCTGGGTGCTGGCCGGCATGCTGCTGGCACCGTTTGCCTGGCGCGGCGTGATCGAGCATCGCGCGCTGCTGCGCCGGCACGCGGGCGTGATCACCGCCATGGGCATCCTGTCGATCGCCAGCTATAACGCGCTGCAGTACCTGGCGCTGACCAGCTCGACGCCGATCAACGTGACGCTGATCGGCGCGTCCACGCCGCTGTTTCTGATCGTGATCGGCGCGCTGTGCTTCGGCGAACGGGTGCGGCCCTGGCATGTCGCCGGCGCGCTGCTGTGCATGGTCGGCGTGACCTTCGTGCTGGTGCGCGGCGAACTGGCGCGGCTGGCGCAGCTGGACCTGGTTCCCGGCGACCTTTTCATGCTGGCGGCCACCATCGCCTGGAGCGCCTACACCTGGCTGCTGCGCAAGCAGCGTCCCGCGCTGCCCCTGCACGTGCTGCTGTTCGCGCAGATCGTCACCGGCGTGCTGGCCAGCGCGCCGGTGACGGCGTGGGAACTATTGACGCTGGCGCAACCGCTGCAATGGAGCGGCAAGGTCGCGGGCATCCTGCTCTATGTCGCGACCATCCCGTCGCTGCTGGCCTACTTTGCCTGGGACCGCGCCATCGCGCGCGCGGGCGCGCAGCTGCCGGTGTTCTTCATCACGCTGACGCCGGTGTTTGCCGCGCTGCTGTCGACGGTGCTGCTGGGCGACTGGCCGCGCTGGTACCACGGCGTCGGGCTGGCCGCGATCGCGGCCGGGATCTGGCTGGCGCAGCGGCGCTGA
- a CDS encoding type II toxin-antitoxin system HipA family toxin, which translates to MNYALHPRFLEVRLYDRLCGYLCEAGGNVRFVPADEFRGDTDRPTLSLSITVPTEAGRRATAEVLDNPFHPAVYSTGHELPPYFAGLLPEGELRKRLEATRSHPEDKDDFGILASAGNDLPGAVVVRPADIGALPAYARAYGVTGGADNLEIAVVEGATQGAASVSGVQNKLALSTVQDGKRYTLPGHGKLSDIIAKLPARNDDAQVFNESVSMQLAAAAGVHVAPTRVLPVSTIAVEGLAEALGEHLHYLAVDRFDRTPAGRVHAEDGCQMLGRMPARKYASIDGYVQLVATLYRLSPSGVEHVRQFFLRQAVNTLIGNSDAHLKNFSVIYPNGVLPVLSPAYDIVCVAALPGFATYGQNVAIDRLQREETLLTYEAIAEKAGVPRRIATAAVKEAVALAHARWPRLLDELDAAPAIREVVSGRLATLPLARAGRPGR; encoded by the coding sequence ATGAACTACGCCCTGCACCCTCGTTTCCTGGAGGTCCGGCTCTATGACCGGCTGTGCGGCTACCTGTGCGAGGCCGGCGGCAATGTCCGCTTCGTGCCCGCCGACGAATTCCGCGGCGACACCGACCGCCCTACGCTGAGCCTGTCGATCACCGTGCCCACCGAAGCCGGCCGCCGGGCCACCGCCGAAGTGCTGGACAACCCTTTCCATCCTGCGGTCTACAGCACCGGCCATGAACTGCCGCCCTACTTTGCCGGGCTGCTGCCCGAAGGCGAACTGCGCAAGCGCCTGGAGGCCACGCGCAGCCACCCGGAAGACAAGGACGACTTCGGCATCCTGGCCTCGGCCGGCAATGACCTGCCGGGAGCGGTGGTGGTGCGGCCGGCCGACATCGGCGCCCTGCCCGCCTACGCGCGCGCCTATGGCGTGACCGGCGGCGCCGACAATCTCGAGATCGCCGTGGTCGAGGGCGCCACGCAAGGGGCCGCGTCGGTGTCCGGCGTGCAGAACAAGCTGGCGCTGTCGACGGTGCAGGACGGCAAGCGCTACACCTTGCCCGGCCACGGCAAGCTGTCGGACATCATCGCCAAGCTGCCGGCCAGGAACGACGACGCGCAGGTGTTCAACGAATCGGTCTCGATGCAGCTGGCGGCCGCCGCCGGCGTGCATGTCGCGCCCACGCGGGTGCTGCCGGTATCGACCATCGCCGTCGAAGGGCTGGCCGAGGCCCTGGGCGAGCACCTGCACTACCTTGCGGTCGACCGTTTCGACCGCACCCCGGCCGGGCGCGTGCATGCCGAGGACGGCTGCCAGATGCTGGGCCGGATGCCGGCCAGGAAGTACGCCAGCATCGACGGCTACGTGCAGCTGGTTGCCACGCTGTACCGCCTGAGCCCGAGCGGGGTCGAGCATGTGCGGCAGTTCTTCCTGCGCCAGGCGGTCAATACGCTGATCGGCAACAGCGACGCGCACCTGAAGAACTTTTCGGTGATCTACCCCAACGGCGTGCTGCCGGTGCTGTCGCCGGCGTACGACATCGTCTGCGTGGCCGCGCTGCCCGGCTTTGCCACGTACGGCCAGAACGTCGCCATCGACCGGCTGCAGCGCGAGGAAACCCTGCTCACGTACGAGGCCATCGCCGAGAAAGCCGGCGTGCCGCGCCGCATCGCCACCGCCGCGGTCAAGGAAGCGGTGGCGCTGGCGCATGCGCGCTGGCCGCGGCTGCTGGACGAGCTCGACGCAGCGCCTGCGATCCGCGAGGTCGTCAGCGGGCGCCTTGCGACGCTGCCGCTGGCGCGAGCCGGGCGCCCGGGCCGGTGA
- a CDS encoding helix-turn-helix domain-containing protein yields the protein MSLISQCRELREARGKSLGDLGRILGMAAQNLSAILLGKKDSRASTLEALAAALDAQWVLVPNERLAEVRQVLEGKGSGPDRSARAALDIFLGQE from the coding sequence ATGTCATTAATCTCCCAATGCCGCGAATTGCGCGAGGCGCGCGGCAAGAGCCTCGGCGACCTCGGCCGGATCCTCGGCATGGCGGCGCAAAACCTGTCGGCCATCCTGCTCGGCAAGAAGGACAGCCGCGCTTCCACCCTGGAAGCGCTGGCAGCCGCGCTGGACGCGCAGTGGGTCCTGGTACCCAACGAGCGGCTTGCCGAAGTCCGCCAGGTGCTGGAAGGCAAGGGCAGCGGTCCCGACCGCAGCGCCCGCGCCGCACTCGATATCTTCCTGGGCCAGGAATGA
- the imuA gene encoding translesion DNA synthesis-associated protein ImuA: MTAPLHAAPPRAAEGLLSPAPAVPEPAWPAAAERQQALSALEQRYPGLWRAGQLGRAGGAAVCPTGYDALSAELPGGGWPAGGLTELLTTQGGAGEMRLLLPALRTLAGAGRRIALVAPPYLPNAMGLAAAGLPARQCYWVRAPAEAARAAQQADMLWAAEQVLRSQAFGGVLVWLPAARPEALRRLQVLAQAGDAVAWALRPAAALRESSPAVLRLLLAPLPGNMLSITFHKRRGPVRDTPLLLRLDGMAAATRAAAWPEPLAQPSQLSSDAVLDRGAPAAPAPGRPAAQLA, from the coding sequence ATGACTGCGCCATTGCACGCAGCCCCGCCAAGGGCGGCGGAGGGTCTGCTTTCCCCTGCGCCGGCGGTACCCGAGCCTGCCTGGCCTGCCGCGGCCGAGCGCCAGCAGGCGCTGTCGGCGCTCGAGCAGCGTTATCCCGGGCTATGGCGGGCCGGCCAGCTGGGCCGCGCCGGCGGGGCCGCAGTGTGCCCCACCGGGTATGACGCGCTGTCGGCGGAACTGCCCGGCGGCGGCTGGCCGGCCGGCGGCCTGACCGAACTGCTGACCACGCAGGGCGGCGCGGGGGAAATGCGCCTGCTGCTGCCGGCCCTGCGCACGCTGGCCGGGGCGGGGCGGCGCATCGCGCTGGTGGCGCCGCCTTACCTGCCCAATGCGATGGGGCTGGCCGCGGCCGGGCTGCCGGCGCGGCAGTGCTACTGGGTGCGTGCTCCCGCCGAAGCGGCCCGGGCCGCGCAGCAGGCCGACATGCTGTGGGCGGCCGAACAGGTGCTGCGCAGCCAGGCCTTTGGCGGCGTGCTGGTGTGGCTGCCCGCGGCGCGTCCCGAGGCGCTGCGGCGGCTGCAGGTGCTGGCGCAGGCCGGCGACGCGGTGGCCTGGGCGCTGCGCCCGGCCGCGGCGCTGCGCGAGTCGTCGCCCGCGGTGCTGCGGCTGCTGCTGGCGCCGCTGCCCGGCAACATGCTGTCGATCACCTTCCACAAGCGCCGCGGGCCGGTGCGGGACACGCCGCTGCTGCTGCGCCTGGACGGCATGGCGGCGGCCACGCGCGCGGCCGCCTGGCCCGAACCGCTGGCCCAGCCTTCTCAGCTTTCTTCCGATGCCGTACTGGATCGCGGTGCACCTGCCGCGCCTGCCCCTGGACGCCCTGCAGCCCAACTGGCCTGA
- a CDS encoding Y-family DNA polymerase, which translates to MPYWIAVHLPRLPLDALQPNWPELAPAASLSTATLHHALPVAVMAREQVVLANGPAMQLGVRYGMRRGGVQALSADIVQLERDPAAEAALMEAVALALLHFTPAVTVDEEPESATVMLDVTASLRLFGGHRALCRAVRACVRQLGTIAQVGCGPTAHGAAWLARQPLRRTRRGVGRPGRRAVGMARLHRLLDRLPVEALHTLADPAWLDGIGCRTLGEVRRLPRAGLTRRLGPALLARLDQAYGEAPARFVWFVAPPAFAQRMDLPGRIESAEAVLAGAQRLLLALAGWLAVQQAGVTRCVLVLEHERYRRGAATDGTPVPLGLAQPSRDPAHLSRLLREKLDQLSFHAPVTGLALRVEAMAACVPHSEALFPEPGGTPEDLGRLLDTLMARLGRDNVLQPRPLADHRPERANRWGPVDEPGGKPASLPQPPPERPLWLLPQPLPLPVQRHRPCHGGPLALLSRPERIEAGWWDGALATRDYFIAERADGLRCWIFRERPGHAAPDEGGEYRWFLHGLFA; encoded by the coding sequence ATGCCGTACTGGATCGCGGTGCACCTGCCGCGCCTGCCCCTGGACGCCCTGCAGCCCAACTGGCCTGAGCTGGCGCCCGCCGCAAGCTTGTCCACCGCCACCCTGCACCATGCGCTGCCGGTGGCGGTGATGGCGCGCGAGCAGGTGGTGCTGGCCAACGGCCCGGCGATGCAGCTGGGCGTGCGCTATGGCATGCGCCGCGGCGGCGTGCAGGCGCTGTCGGCGGATATCGTGCAACTGGAGCGCGACCCGGCGGCGGAAGCTGCGCTGATGGAGGCCGTGGCCCTGGCCCTGCTGCATTTCACGCCGGCCGTGACCGTCGACGAGGAACCGGAGTCGGCCACCGTGATGCTGGATGTCACCGCCAGCCTGCGCCTGTTTGGCGGCCACCGCGCGCTGTGCCGCGCGGTGCGTGCCTGCGTGCGCCAGCTGGGCACCATTGCCCAGGTGGGTTGCGGGCCTACCGCGCATGGCGCCGCATGGCTGGCGCGCCAGCCGCTGCGGCGCACGCGGCGCGGCGTGGGGCGGCCCGGCCGCCGCGCGGTTGGCATGGCGCGCCTGCACCGGCTGCTGGACCGCCTGCCGGTGGAGGCGCTGCACACGCTGGCCGATCCGGCCTGGCTGGACGGCATCGGCTGCCGCACGCTGGGCGAGGTGCGGCGCCTGCCGCGCGCGGGCCTGACGCGCCGGCTGGGCCCGGCGCTGCTGGCGCGGCTGGACCAGGCCTATGGCGAGGCGCCGGCGCGCTTTGTCTGGTTTGTGGCGCCGCCCGCGTTTGCGCAGCGCATGGACCTGCCGGGCCGGATCGAATCCGCCGAAGCCGTGCTGGCCGGCGCGCAGCGGCTGCTGCTGGCGCTGGCGGGCTGGCTGGCGGTGCAGCAGGCCGGCGTGACGCGCTGCGTGCTGGTGCTGGAGCATGAGCGCTACCGGCGCGGCGCGGCGACCGACGGCACGCCGGTGCCACTGGGCCTGGCCCAGCCCAGCCGCGATCCCGCGCACCTGTCGCGGCTGCTGCGCGAAAAACTCGACCAGCTCAGCTTCCATGCCCCGGTGACCGGCCTGGCGCTGCGGGTCGAGGCCATGGCCGCATGCGTGCCGCACAGCGAGGCGCTGTTCCCCGAGCCCGGCGGCACGCCGGAAGACCTGGGCCGCCTGCTCGACACGCTGATGGCGCGGCTGGGCCGCGACAACGTGCTGCAGCCGCGGCCGCTGGCCGACCACCGGCCCGAGCGCGCCAACCGCTGGGGCCCGGTCGACGAGCCCGGCGGCAAGCCCGCCAGCCTGCCGCAGCCGCCGCCCGAGCGCCCGCTGTGGCTGCTGCCGCAACCGCTGCCGCTGCCGGTGCAGCGCCACCGGCCCTGCCACGGCGGCCCGCTGGCGCTGCTGAGCCGGCCCGAGCGCATCGAGGCCGGCTGGTGGGACGGGGCGCTGGCCACGCGCGACTACTTTATCGCCGAGCGCGCCGACGGCCTGCGCTGCTGGATCTTCCGCGAGCGTCCGGGCCATGCCGCGCCGGACGAGGGCGGGGAGTACCGCTGGTTCCTGCATGGGTTGTTCGCATGA